One segment of Solanum lycopersicum chromosome 1, SLM_r2.1 DNA contains the following:
- the LOC138348296 gene encoding uncharacterized protein, producing the protein MTWVSFSSLFMEKYIPRTLRDRRRDEFLSLEQGRMSVAAYEAKFRALSRYATQLCFSPQERIRRFVNGLRSHLQIPALQVAAAAKSFQEVVDFVIEVEGVKPDNFTMASTSKKFRMGGEFSGSYSRGKSSGGYPARPIQSSLQAVAGGPSQTSQHFSEFGGYPKTSSSSQRPMFDSRDCYGCGETVLFDPGSPFSYVSSSFATGLDLHCDLLDMPIRVSTPVGESVIVDKVYTSCLVAFVGSNTHVDLIILEMVDFDVILV; encoded by the coding sequence atgacttgggtatcattctctagcttatttatggagaagtatataccccggactttgagggataggaggagggatgagttcctgagcctagagcaaggaaggatgtctgttgccgcttatgaggccaaatttcgtgcgctatccaggtatgccacccagctttgcttcagtccacaagagcggattcgccgcttTGTGAACGGATTGAGGTCACATTTGCAGATCCCAGCtctacaggtagctgctgcagcaaaatcctttcaggaagtggttgactttgtgatagaggtggagggggtgaagccagacaacttcaccatggcgtcgacatctaagaagtttcgtatgggaggtgagtttagtggttcttactccagagggaagagttcaggaggttatccagctcGACCTATTCAGTcatcactacaggctgtagctgggggtccatcgcagaccagtcaacatttctctgagtttggaggttatcccaaGACTTCGTCAtcctcacagagacctatgtttgactccagagattgttatggatgtggagagactgtattatttgatcctggatccccattttcatatgtatcttcctcatttgctactggtcttgatttacattgtgatttgcttgacatgcctattcgtgtctctactcctgtgggtgagtctgtgatagttgataaGGTGTATACGTCTTGTCTTGTggcttttgtggggagcaatactcatgtagatttgattattctagagatggttgatttcgatgtaattctggtatga